From the Pongo pygmaeus isolate AG05252 chromosome X, NHGRI_mPonPyg2-v2.0_pri, whole genome shotgun sequence genome, one window contains:
- the LOC129024674 gene encoding transcription factor Dp-1-like, translating to MAKDAGLIEANGELKVFIDQNLSSGKGVVSLVAVHPSTVNPLGKQLLPKTFGQSNVSIAQQVVIGMPQRPAASNTLVVGSSHTPSTHFASQNQPSDSSPRSAGKRNRKGENCKGLRHFSMKVCEKVQRKGTTSYNEVADELVAEFSAADNHILPNESAYDQKNIRRRVYDALNVLMAMNIISKEKKEIKWIGLPTSSAQECQNLEVERQRRLERIKQKQSQLQELILQQIAFKNLVQRNRHAEQQASRPPPPNSVIHLPFIVVNTSKKTVINCSISNDKLEYLFNFDNTFEIQGDIEVLKRMGMACWLESGSCSAEDLKMAGSLVPKALEPYVTEMAQGTVGGKFITAAGSTSKGTRFSASDLTNGADGMLATSSKRSQYSGSRVETPVSYVGEDEEDDDFNENDKDD from the coding sequence ATGGCAAAAGATGCCGGTCTAATTGAAGCCAACGGAGAACTCAAGGTCTTCATAGACCAGAACCTTAGTTCCGGAAAAGGCGTGGTGTCCCTCGTGGCCGTTCACCCCTCCACCGTCAATCCGCTCGGGAAACAGCTCTTGCCAAAAACCTTTGGACAGTCCAATGTCAGCATTGCCCAGCAAGTGGTGATTGGTATGCCTCAGAGACCTGCAGCGTCAAACACCCTGGTGGTAGGAAGCTCACACACCCCCAGCACTCACTTTGCCTCTCAGAACCAGCCTTCTGATTCCTCACCTCGGTCTGCAGGGAAGCGCAACAGGAAAGGAGAGAATTGCAAGGGCCTGCGGCATTTCTCCATGAAGGTCTGCGAGAAGGTGCAGAGGAAAGGGACCACTTCCTACAACGAAGTGGCAGACGAGCTGGTCGCGGAGTTCAGTGCTGCCGACAACCACATCTTACCAAACGAGTCAGCTTATGACCAGAAGAACATAAGACGGCGCGTCTATGATGCCTTAAACGTGCTGATGGCCATGAACATCATCTccaaggagaagaaggagatTAAGTGGATTGGTCTGCCCACCAGCTCGGCTCAGGAATGTCAGAACTTAGAGGTGGAAAGACAGAGGAGACttgaaagaataaaacagaaacagtCTCAACTTCAAGAACTTATTCTACAGCAAATTGCCTTCAAGAACCTGGTGCAGAGAAACCGGCACGCAGAGCAGCAGGCCAGCCGGCCGCCACCACCCAACTCGGTCATCCACCTGCCCTTCATCGTCGTCAACACCAGCAAGAAGACCGTCATCAACTGCAGCATCTCCAACGACAAACTGGAGTATCTGTTTAATTTTGACAACACATTTGAAATCCAAGGTGACATAGAAGTGCTGAAGCGGATGGGCATGGCTTGCTGGCTGGAGTCCGGGAGCTGCTCTGCTGAAGACCTTAAAATGGCCGGAAGTCTAGTCCCAAAGGCGCTGGAGCCGTATGTGACAGAAATGGCTCAGGGAACTGTTGGAGGCAAGTTCATCACGGCGGCAGGTTCCACGTCTAAAGGCACGAGGTTCTCTGCCAGTGACCTGACCAACGGTGCAGATGGGATGCTGGCCACAAGCTCCAAGAGGTCTCAGTACAGCGGCTCCAGGGTGGAGACCCCGGTGTCCTACGTCGGGGAGGACGAGGAGGATGATGACTTCAACGAGAATGACAAGGACGACTGA